The Cetobacterium somerae sequence AACTTTTTTATCACTTTTTTCCTCCACCTATTATTATTTTGTATATAAAACTATTTTATCATATTTCATATTTATTTGCATCGCTTATATTCAATTAATATTATACTATATTTTAAAAAATATATTCACTTTTATCAACCAAATATAACTTTTTTTATATTGTTATGTTATAATAATAAACATACTATTAGGAGGTACTTTTTATGAATCATATAAATCTTTTAATCAAGCCATCGTCAAGTCTTTGCAATATAAATTGTGATTACTGTTTTTATAGTGATGTTGCATTTAATAGAGCTCACCCAAGTTTTGGATTTATGAGTATAGAAACTTTAGAAAAATTAGTAAAAGAAAGTTTCTTTACCGCAAAGAATTCTATTACATTTTCTTTTCAAGGTGGAGAGCCTACTTTAATAGGAATTGATTTTTATAAAGCATTTCATAATTTTATAAAGAAATACAATACAAATAATATTTCTGTTAACTTTTCTATTCAAACTAATGGAATTTTGTTAAATAAAGAATGGATTAATTTATTTAAACAAGAAAAATATTTAGTTGGTATTTCTTTAGATGGATATAAAGAACTACATAATTTTTTTAGAAAAGATAAATTAGGAGTGGGAACTTTTAGTCAAACTTTTAAGAATATTAAGCTATTACAAAAAAATAATATCGATTTTAATATTCTTTGTGTAGTTAATAAAAAAACTGTTGAAAATTTAAAAGATATCTACCTTTTTTTTAAAAACTCTAAGTTTAAATACTTGCAATTTATTCCTTGTTTAGATAAACTTGATAATTCTACTGGAGATTATTCTTTAACAGAACAAGAATATGGATTTTTTTTAGATGAACTTTTTAAATTGTGGAATAATGATTTAAAAAATAAAAAATATATTAGTATTCGTTTTTTCGATAATTTATTAGCTATTATTTTAAATAATCAAGCTGAATCTTGTGATATGAACGGACATTGTAGTGTTAATACTGTCGTTGAAAGTAATGGTAATATCTATCCTTGCGATTTTTATGTTTTAGATGAGCTTCTATTAGGAAATATTCATTCTACCTCTTTAAAAGAGATTCTTACTTCTGAAAAAGCTTATAATTTCGTTAAGAGTTCATTAAAGTTTGATTCAGAATGTAAAACTTGTAATTATTTCAATCTTTGTAAAAGTGGATGTAGAAGACATAAAAATTTTCAAGATGGAACTTTTAAAAATAGATTTTGTAATTCATTTAAGTATTTTTATTCTAAAAATATAAAACAACTTTTAGAGATTGCTCATTCGTTTTAATATTTCTAACTAAATTGAGAAGGAGTTTATATGAAAAAATATAAAAAATTTGAAAAAATTTTATTTTTATTTTTTATTCTTACTAATATTTTAATTATATCTTTAGTTTATAAAAAAGAAGAAAAAAATTATAACAAATACTTAATAAGTCAAATTGAAGAAAAAAAAAGAATATTTCAATTAAAAACTGATTTGTTATATTCTTCTATTTTAGATTTAAAAAATGAAAATACTTTTTTAGAGTATGAGTCTAATCCAACACCATATAACCTTCTAAAAGTTTTTAAAACTTTAAAAATTAAAAATAGTTTTTTTAGTAAATTTGGTTATAAAATTTCCTTTGGAAATAGTGACTCTAATATTTTTATTACTCCTGAAGAAACTGTAAATAAAAATGATTTTTTTACTACTTTAAAGTTTCAATTAAATTCAAAGGATAATCTTCAAATAACTGATGATGAGTCTACAATGTATCTTCTCAATTTTCCATCTAAACTTGAAACTTTACAAAAAAGTTTATGGTTAATTACTATTGATAAAAGCATCTTTTTTTCTGATATTAAAACAAAAGATATTGGACAATGGGCAATCGAAAAAAATAATAATTTTTATTCAATTATGCCATCTCTTGAAAAACTTAAACTATCAAATAAAAAAAAATTATATATTTTCAAAGATAATGCTTTTGACTTTAATTTAATTTTTCAACAAAAAAAACATAATCTATTTCCAAATATTTTTTTTGATATTCTTAAAATATTAATTTTGACTACAGCTATATTTATTTGTATTCTTAAAATATTTAATTTTTTTCAAAATCCCATTATTTATATCAATCAGCGAAAAAATCTTAAGGATTATATTTTAGGAATTAAATCTGTTAAAGATATTGATAGTTTTACTGAAAAATTTGAAAACTTAAAATTCCCACTAAGACTGGTTTTAATTGAACTTTTTGACTCTGATACCCCTGAACTTTATACGGATACTTTACCTATTGTTAAAGATTATCTAATAACCTCTTTAAATAACTCTTCTCAATATGAATATGTTGACATTGATTATAAAAGTATTCTTTTTATAGTTTCAGAAGAAGCATTAACAGATATTGACGATGGATTTTCATTTTTATTAGAACATGTTCAAAAGAAATATAATTTAAAATTAACTGCTTCTGTATCCAATGAAATTTTATATCTAGATACACTTCCTAAAGAATATATAAAATGTAAAAGAATATTAAATTTTAAATTTTTATATAGTAGTTATTTTGTTATTTTGGAATCTTTTACAAATAAAAATAATCCAAGCTTCTTTTATTCTATTGATATTGAAAATAAACTAGCAAATAGACTTTTAAATGGTAATTTCTTAGGATGTAAAAAAATAATTGATGAGATTTTCGAAGATATCGATTCTAATTTAGATAAAAATAAAGTGAACGATTTCTCCTTACTTTTATGCAATACTTTAGGAAGAGTTACTTCACAATTAGGCGAGTTTGATATAAATAATAAAATAGATATTCATATAAAAGAAACTAGTATTCCAAATTTAAAAAATACATTTTTAAAATTTTGTAAAGATATTTGTGATCTCAAACAAGTAGAAGAGAATTCTACTAATATTGAAATTAAAAATAAAATTCAACAATATTTAGAAGATAACTATTCTAATGATTTCTCTCTTGAAGATTTATCTGAATATTTAGGTTTCTCTTTTAGATACACAAGCTTACTTTTTAAAAAAAATATGGGTGATAACTTTAAAAATTATCTTAATCTTTTTAGAATAAACAAATCTAAAGAGATTATTCAAAATAATAAAAATATTAAAATTAAAGAAGTTGCTGAGTTAGTTGGATATAACAGTTCCAACACTTTCATTAGAATATTTAAAAAATATGAAGGAATCTCTCCTGCTAGATTTTTCTTAGAGAATATAACTGATAACTAAAATAGAAAAGGAGATAATAATATCTCCTTTTTTACTTATTTTGCTTAAGACTGAACCCTATCATATGCTCTTTGATTTATTTCTATAAGTTCTTTTAAACCTAATTTATTAACTCTTTCTACAAATTTTTCATAAGATTTATCAAAATCTTCTGCACCTAATACCCATTTCTGACTCATCTCATCTAAAGCCATTGATATCTGTGAGTTAATTTTTTGTACTTTCTTTGCCTCTTCTGGAGTATATTTAAAAAGTGGAACTTGATCCATTATATAACCATTTGCCATATACATCTCAGACCATTCAGTTGCTTTTGGATCTCCCCAAGCTTTTTCATATTCATAATCTTGTCGCGCTCCCATTTTAAATTGTAATCCATTATCTCTTAACACTTGTAATGCATTTTTTCCTGGAGCTTTCATTACTTTATCTGTATAATATTTTTTTCCATTTTCGTCCTTTGCGAAAGTATCTCCTTCAACTCCCCAGTTATAAAGCTCATATCCTTTATCTGAGAACCAATAATCCATATATTTAATTATTGTTACTGGATCTTTAGCACTTGCAGAAATTCCCCATCCACCTAAAGATGTTGTTCTTGCATCTGGAGCATAACTCTTCCCTTTATATTTAGGCGGTGCAATTGCTATAAATTCAAATTTTTCATTTTGTTTTTTTAATTCTTCATCATTATTATATCCTGTTGTACTTGCAAACCAATCAAATGTCACTCCTCCAATATCATTACGTAACATATAATCTCTTCCACTAAATCCTCTTGTATAAATTTCCGGATCTATAAGTCCCTCTTTATACCATTTAATTACTTCAGGCATAGCCTCTTTAAATCTTTCTTGAGTGGGACCATATTTTACTATACCATTATCTAGATAAAAGCCATATTCAGCTCCAAATAATCCAACTAACTCTTTTGTTGCAAATTCAATAGTTCTATCAAAATATGGAATTTCGTCTGCTTTTCCATTTCCATTTGGATCTTGCTCTTTAAAAGCTTTTAAGACTTTATAAAAATCATCCATATTTTCTGGAGTTTGTAATCCTAACTTATCTAGCCAATCCTTTCTTATAAACAATCCTTGTGATGCTTTCATGGCATACCAATCATAATAGCATGGAATATAATATATTTTTCCATCTGCAGCGACAGCATCCATTTTATATCTTGGATATTTATCAAAAAAGGCTTTTATATTTGGAGCATGCTTATCTATTAATTCATTTAAAGGCACCATACCCCCTGCCATACCTAAATTTTCAATTTTATCTGGATATGCATAAGATATAATATCTGGTAAATTGCCTGAAGATACTGCTAAATTAAAAGCTTGAACTTCGTCAGTTAAATTTTTAGATGTTGCACTTTCTAATTTTATATTTGTATCTTTGAACGCTTCTTTAAATACTAGCCAATTCTCATCAAAAACTTTTCCATTTTGAATTGCTAAAATTGACAATGTCACTGGTTTTTCAGATATTTTATAATTTTTATTTTTTTCATTAACATCACTAGAAAAGCTTTTTAATCCTAATAAGGCTAATGATAAAACTAACATAGATTTTCTTCTATACATATTTTAGACCTCCCAAAAATCTTTCTTATTTTCAGTATACCTCTACTTACTTTTGTTTTTCAATGGCTGTTTTTCCAACTATATGCTTTTTTCCTGTTTTGAATATACTATTTTTTAATATTGAAAACTGTATATTTACTTTTTTTATAACTAAATGTATTATTAATTATATAAAAGAATTATTACTTATTAAAAAGAAAAAATTCTTTTAAAATACTATAATAATGGTAATTTTTACTTGTATTTAAATATTCAATTGAAAAAGTAAAATTATTTAATTAACTGGGAGGAACTATGAAAAATGAACTATTCAAAGAGAATAGTAAAAAAATAATTGAAACTTGTGATTTACTTTGCAAAAATACATTTATTTTTAATCATAAGTGGGATATGGAAGTTTGTAAAGTTCCATATACTTTTTCTGAAGAAATTATTTGGAACAAAATTCCTTTTGAAGATCCTGAGTGGACATTTATGCTAAATCGTCATAAATTTTGGATTTATTTAGCTAAAGCTTATACTTTAACCTCTGAAAAAAAATATTTCGACACTTTTATCTCACAGGTTAACTCATGGATTAACACTGTAGATGTTTTCAAAGATGAATATTTCAATTGTTCTAGAACTATTGAAATAGGAATTCGATGTTTAAATTGGATAAAAGCTATTAAAATTTTTAAAAATAGTTCTTGTAATTTAAACTTTATTGAAAATAAAATGATTGAATCCCTTATATATCAATGTGAAATTCTAATTAAAACTTATGATGATTTTAGAACTCTTAGTAATTGGGGAGTTATGCAAAACTGTGGATTAATTTCTCTAGCTTTAAATTACCAAGAACAATATCCTATTCTTAAGAAACACTTAGTTATCGGATTAGAACGTTTGGAGCATCAATGTAAAATTCAAATTTTGCCTGATGGAGTTCACTGGGAGCAATCCCCTATGTACCAAAATGAAGTTTTAAATTGCCTACTTGATGTTGCATTTGATTTTGAAAAATTAAATTTAGATATACCTACTTTTATTCTATCTAGTATAAAAAAACTAGCTTATAGTAATGCTTATATGAAAAAACCAAATCATAATCAACCTATGCAAGGAGATAGTGATGAGACAGATTTAAGAGATATTATTACTCGATCAGCTTATATTTTAAAAGATCAAAATTTAAAATACTTTGGATATAATTTTGTAGACTTTGAATCTATTTGGGATATTGGAGACTCTAATGTTTCTAGATATGAAGAATTACCAACTAAAAAACCTAATTTTACTTCAATCGCTCTAAAAGAAAGTGGAAACTTTTATCTAAGAGACTCTTTTGAAGAGAATAGTAATTATCTTTGGTTTAGATGTGGAGCTCTTGGTAGTGGTCATGGACACGGAGAACATCTACACTTTGATTTAGTATCTAATGGAGAGGATTTTATAAGTGATCCTGGAAGATTTACTTATGTTGAAGGCAATAGAGATCGAGAGTTTTTAAAAAGTTGTTTTGCTCATAATACTACTATTGTTGACAATCTTCCATTTAGTAAATTTAATGGAGCGTGGGGTATTGTTGAATCTGCTTTAACTCTAAATACACACCACTCTTTTAATACAAACTTTGATTTTGTAGAAGGTGGACACTTGGGGTATATCTCTTTAGAATCTCCTGTTGTTACTAATCGAAAAATCTTATATTTAAAAAATGATTTGTGGATTATTATTGATGAATTTTTAACTGAAGGTGCTCACGAATATTCTCAAATCTTTAATTTTTATCCAGATAAAAAACCTACTATAATTAATAATCAAAAAGCTTTTATTAAAGGAAAAAATAGCAATCTTTTCATGTATTGGATCGACAAAAACTTAGACTTAAATTTAAAAAATAGTATTTTTTCTACTGAATATAATAAAAAAAATTCTAATTTTCAATTAGTTAGCTCTATAAAAAGCGATAAAAGTAAAACACTATTTACTGTAATATCTTCTAAAGAACTTACTATCAAAGAGACTTCCATTTTAAGAGGAGACGGATCTTTTGTTCCCTCTTATGAGGCTCAGGCAATTGAAATCACTTTAACTTCAAATAATAAAATCATTGTTTTTAACTCAATGATTGATATAAACAATCAGAAAAAAAGTTATTTAGTTGATAATATTTTATTTTATGGAAAAACTGGATTTATTAAAAAGTGTG is a genomic window containing:
- a CDS encoding anaerobic sulfatase maturase — its product is MNHINLLIKPSSSLCNINCDYCFYSDVAFNRAHPSFGFMSIETLEKLVKESFFTAKNSITFSFQGGEPTLIGIDFYKAFHNFIKKYNTNNISVNFSIQTNGILLNKEWINLFKQEKYLVGISLDGYKELHNFFRKDKLGVGTFSQTFKNIKLLQKNNIDFNILCVVNKKTVENLKDIYLFFKNSKFKYLQFIPCLDKLDNSTGDYSLTEQEYGFFLDELFKLWNNDLKNKKYISIRFFDNLLAIILNNQAESCDMNGHCSVNTVVESNGNIYPCDFYVLDELLLGNIHSTSLKEILTSEKAYNFVKSSLKFDSECKTCNYFNLCKSGCRRHKNFQDGTFKNRFCNSFKYFYSKNIKQLLEIAHSF
- a CDS encoding type 2 periplasmic-binding domain-containing protein; amino-acid sequence: MYRRKSMLVLSLALLGLKSFSSDVNEKNKNYKISEKPVTLSILAIQNGKVFDENWLVFKEAFKDTNIKLESATSKNLTDEVQAFNLAVSSGNLPDIISYAYPDKIENLGMAGGMVPLNELIDKHAPNIKAFFDKYPRYKMDAVAADGKIYYIPCYYDWYAMKASQGLFIRKDWLDKLGLQTPENMDDFYKVLKAFKEQDPNGNGKADEIPYFDRTIEFATKELVGLFGAEYGFYLDNGIVKYGPTQERFKEAMPEVIKWYKEGLIDPEIYTRGFSGRDYMLRNDIGGVTFDWFASTTGYNNDEELKKQNEKFEFIAIAPPKYKGKSYAPDARTTSLGGWGISASAKDPVTIIKYMDYWFSDKGYELYNWGVEGDTFAKDENGKKYYTDKVMKAPGKNALQVLRDNGLQFKMGARQDYEYEKAWGDPKATEWSEMYMANGYIMDQVPLFKYTPEEAKKVQKINSQISMALDEMSQKWVLGAEDFDKSYEKFVERVNKLGLKELIEINQRAYDRVQS
- a CDS encoding helix-turn-helix transcriptional regulator, producing the protein MKKYKKFEKILFLFFILTNILIISLVYKKEEKNYNKYLISQIEEKKRIFQLKTDLLYSSILDLKNENTFLEYESNPTPYNLLKVFKTLKIKNSFFSKFGYKISFGNSDSNIFITPEETVNKNDFFTTLKFQLNSKDNLQITDDESTMYLLNFPSKLETLQKSLWLITIDKSIFFSDIKTKDIGQWAIEKNNNFYSIMPSLEKLKLSNKKKLYIFKDNAFDFNLIFQQKKHNLFPNIFFDILKILILTTAIFICILKIFNFFQNPIIYINQRKNLKDYILGIKSVKDIDSFTEKFENLKFPLRLVLIELFDSDTPELYTDTLPIVKDYLITSLNNSSQYEYVDIDYKSILFIVSEEALTDIDDGFSFLLEHVQKKYNLKLTASVSNEILYLDTLPKEYIKCKRILNFKFLYSSYFVILESFTNKNNPSFFYSIDIENKLANRLLNGNFLGCKKIIDEIFEDIDSNLDKNKVNDFSLLLCNTLGRVTSQLGEFDINNKIDIHIKETSIPNLKNTFLKFCKDICDLKQVEENSTNIEIKNKIQQYLEDNYSNDFSLEDLSEYLGFSFRYTSLLFKKNMGDNFKNYLNLFRINKSKEIIQNNKNIKIKEVAELVGYNSSNTFIRIFKKYEGISPARFFLENITDN
- a CDS encoding alginate lyase family protein, encoding MKNELFKENSKKIIETCDLLCKNTFIFNHKWDMEVCKVPYTFSEEIIWNKIPFEDPEWTFMLNRHKFWIYLAKAYTLTSEKKYFDTFISQVNSWINTVDVFKDEYFNCSRTIEIGIRCLNWIKAIKIFKNSSCNLNFIENKMIESLIYQCEILIKTYDDFRTLSNWGVMQNCGLISLALNYQEQYPILKKHLVIGLERLEHQCKIQILPDGVHWEQSPMYQNEVLNCLLDVAFDFEKLNLDIPTFILSSIKKLAYSNAYMKKPNHNQPMQGDSDETDLRDIITRSAYILKDQNLKYFGYNFVDFESIWDIGDSNVSRYEELPTKKPNFTSIALKESGNFYLRDSFEENSNYLWFRCGALGSGHGHGEHLHFDLVSNGEDFISDPGRFTYVEGNRDREFLKSCFAHNTTIVDNLPFSKFNGAWGIVESALTLNTHHSFNTNFDFVEGGHLGYISLESPVVTNRKILYLKNDLWIIIDEFLTEGAHEYSQIFNFYPDKKPTIINNQKAFIKGKNSNLFMYWIDKNLDLNLKNSIFSTEYNKKNSNFQLVSSIKSDKSKTLFTVISSKELTIKETSILRGDGSFVPSYEAQAIEITLTSNNKIIVFNSMIDINNQKKSYLVDNILFYGKTGFIKKCDNTTSFEIIKY